Proteins from a single region of Streptomyces sp. HUAS 15-9:
- a CDS encoding L,D-transpeptidase family protein, producing the protein MRPGVVVTLASLSLLTLGFAPTGASAPLPALMADTGGGTQLITAQAAGTASTSGTVTWWDLRSGQWVQAGSAPARFGARGLAEGASRKQGTYTTPTGLYDLPFGFGIAAAPSGTSVTYRPVHENSWWCQDNASRSYNRWTEPLPADCRASESEHLVSYAGQYAHALVIGFNYARPVRGRGAGIFLHINGSGATAGCVSVPADAMRRILKWADPKARPHIAIGTTAGTTAITRY; encoded by the coding sequence ATGCGCCCCGGTGTCGTGGTCACCCTCGCCTCCCTGTCCCTCCTCACGCTCGGCTTCGCACCGACCGGTGCGTCCGCCCCGCTGCCCGCCCTGATGGCGGACACCGGGGGCGGCACCCAGCTGATCACGGCTCAGGCGGCGGGCACCGCCTCGACGTCGGGCACGGTCACCTGGTGGGACCTGCGGAGCGGACAGTGGGTGCAGGCGGGTTCGGCACCGGCCCGCTTCGGCGCGAGGGGGCTCGCCGAGGGGGCGTCGCGCAAGCAGGGCACGTACACGACGCCGACGGGGCTGTACGACCTGCCGTTCGGATTCGGCATCGCCGCGGCCCCGAGCGGTACGTCCGTCACCTACCGGCCGGTGCACGAGAACTCGTGGTGGTGCCAGGACAACGCGTCGCGCTCGTACAACCGCTGGACCGAACCCCTCCCGGCCGACTGCCGCGCCTCCGAGTCCGAGCACCTCGTCTCGTACGCCGGTCAGTACGCCCACGCGCTCGTCATCGGCTTCAACTACGCGCGTCCGGTGCGCGGGCGGGGAGCCGGGATCTTCCTGCACATCAACGGGAGCGGGGCCACGGCGGGTTGTGTGTCGGTGCCGGCGGACGCGATGCGGCGCATCCTGAAGTGGGCCGACCCGAAGGCGCGTCCGCACATCGCGATCGGCACGACGGCCGGGACGACGGCGATCACCCGGTACTGA
- a CDS encoding pyridoxamine 5'-phosphate oxidase family protein: MGKTYERIDGRLRTFIEEQPLFFTATAPLSGDGTVNLSPKGLKGSFAVLDEHTVAYLDFAGSNAETIAHLRENGRITLMWCAFQGPPNIVRVHGRGEAVFRDDARFGELLSRFPGIDPTPHGLRAIIVVHAELVRDTCGYAVPFMTYDADRDLHGKRFAREDDASLSDYFQGKEHVATSLDGLPGLPLPLPPSTV, translated from the coding sequence ATGGGAAAGACCTATGAGCGCATCGACGGCAGGCTCCGCACGTTCATCGAGGAACAGCCCCTCTTCTTCACCGCGACCGCGCCCCTGTCCGGCGACGGCACGGTCAACCTCTCCCCCAAGGGCCTCAAGGGCTCCTTCGCGGTGCTCGACGAGCACACCGTGGCGTATCTGGACTTCGCCGGGTCCAACGCGGAGACCATCGCGCATCTGCGGGAGAACGGCCGGATCACCCTGATGTGGTGCGCCTTCCAGGGCCCGCCGAACATCGTGCGGGTGCACGGGCGGGGCGAGGCCGTCTTCCGTGACGACGCCCGGTTCGGGGAACTGCTGTCCCGCTTCCCCGGCATCGACCCCACCCCGCACGGCCTGCGCGCGATCATCGTCGTACACGCCGAACTTGTCCGGGACACCTGTGGATACGCGGTGCCCTTCATGACCTACGACGCGGACCGCGATCTGCATGGAAAGCGCTTCGCGCGCGAGGACGACGCATCGCTGAGCGACTACTTCCAGGGGAAGGAACACGTGGCGACTAGCCTGGATGGCCTACCAGGGCTGCCGCTGCCGCTCCCGCCCTCTACCGTCTGA